The DNA region TTAATTAATACGCTGAGTTCAACAAACATGCGCAACTTAAAAATTACAATTATAATGATTAATTGAACAATGCTTAATTTATTGCATACTTCCAAGAAGTAGCTGGTTTAAATTTGGATCTTGCAAATTTTATATGTATAAGGTTTATATACCTGTCACTAAAAgagttatttaataaattttaaatattactcCTTTCAagtaatattaataaattttaatattaCTCATTTTTAGTGCACATGTATTGTCAGGATATAATTAAGTGGATCCATTTTCTGGCTCCATAACATCTCTAAATATTCTTTTTTTCATTTGTAATGTGccgtcaaacctctctataataatctaatttttttttatattttttttttgttgtagtgaagtgttgttataaagaatatatattataacagaatataaaaaattaattccAAAGAAAAGTTAATTGTTATAATGAAGCGTTATTACATATGATTGACTGTTATAAAGATGTATGAATAGGTTATCAAAAGATATTTTGCTCGGGCGATATACTCTTAACTTTTCCTGTTTCTCTTTTGTCTTAGCACAAGTGTCCCTTCGTGTAACGATTAGACATAAGTAATCTCTTTCTATTGCGAGTGCTCTTTCTTTGAAGAATGGGAACAAATGGGCTAttgtaataaataaaaaactaaGTAACTTATTtgttaattttcattttattattcttGGTTTGACATTGGTTCATATGTGATATACTCATGTTATTATAACACTTTTCATTTCTTGATCATCAAATCTCAAAGGGGAAGAGAAGCTTTGCTTAGTTAGTTGAAGCAACTTATCtattaattttcattttattattcgTTCATGATGCAACGATTTTATTCACTTCAAttgttggtttgtaataattgttttcccttttttttcttattatttgcTTTTGTAAATGTAAATGACAGGTTCTTTCCCATGCCTTAACTAAATAACTTATGAATTTAATTAGAGCAATAGGTGACTCTATTTAAACATTTAAACATTACTAAAAAACAAGAATTAACGACAGACAAATTTAGTAGTAAAACAGAAAAATATGTCGCTAATACAGATTAGCGATAGATTATCAAAAAATTCTATTAGCTACGAGCGATTTAGCGATAGCTTAGCAACAAAGTTCACAactaattctaattttttttgtgCTTAAGGGATATCTAACACTTTCTTCTAGTCAAATGAACCTCATAGCGTAGAATTTTTAGTTTGCTAGCTAGATTGTAACAAATTAAGAGTAGACAACTCTCTTTCAATAGAACTGATCGTTTATATTGAACATTAAACTGGAATTACAAAGCAAACACTAACTAGAGTAGGGAAGATTGCAACATAACTAAGAAGAAAGGGGATGAGAAAAACTGATAAAGAATTGGGGATGCGAAGATACCAGAAATGCCTTTACACATATTCACGATAGCCTACTAATAATGTTACTATGCACTATTTAACAAATATGAAGTGCCTCAACCTGGATCCCAGAGTAACCTGTGTGAAGGCCGCCTTACTTCTTCTCGGCCCAATATCAATGTGTGACCTCTGTGTTGGTATCTATATTGGGGTGGGCTAGATTCATAACACTACTCTCCTCCTCAATAAGAACATTGTCCTCAAGGTTCGAGCACATCAACACTAATGAGGAAAGACAATTGACATATGTTTGGATTTCAAACAGCAAAGAACATTTTGAGTTATCCCTAAAAAAAAATCCCAAGACTTTCATCGGGACTTCTAAAACTACCATAGGAATTGATGCAATCCTTCTggagatatcaacaaagtcaaaaatAGGGCTTGCATAATATGCAGTAGCAGTGATCCATCTAAGCCGATGAAATACCCTTAAGACCACTTCCACCACAAAATAACGTGCATATTTCATTTGGAATAATTCAAGCATAACTTAGCTATGGAGAGTATTTGAAGGACTTCTCTGTATTTTATTATTGCAGCAACTTCCACGCACATGTGGGCATTTTCCCCGTGAAAGACGTTGGTATGAAAAATAGGCGCAGAAGTTGTTTTATGAATGTGTCATCTTTGTCTTCCTGGTCACTCCTTTGAAGGAAACATAGCAATACCTGCTTGATAGTGGCAACATTGAACAAGGAATCCAAAGTGACATGAGAATTACAGACGATCTCTTCCCTTGGTCTGCACGTAACGGGCTTGAATAAGTAGAAAATATGCTGAAATTTCTGGTCTGCCACCAAGTAAACTCCCCTGCTAGCAAAAGGAACCAGAAAACCAATTGCAATATACACATCATTCCAACTAGCAGCTTCTGAAGCGTCAACAATAGTCACAACATGTGCACGTAATAGTTTGGATCGAGATAGTAACTCAAAATTATAGGTACAACCGGCACCACTACTCTGTAAGAAAAGCAAAACATTGACAGCAGTTTCATTCCTACATACAGGACAGTAGGCGGTAGGTAGATGAACATAGGGTCCTGGATCGTAGGGGTAAAGGTCAAAGAATTGGCTCACAACAACACTATTTGCAAACATATTCAGTTTGATAGCGATATCGTGTATACTAGGATCAAAGGGAAGATTAACAAATTTGACATAAACAACCAAGTCTGCTATAGAAGATGAATAAtgttacaaaaaatatatgaCGGTATGGAACCCCAGCTCGGCAAGCCCTATAAATGGATTCATGTTAATCCCAACATCCAGTAAGTCCATATCCATGAATTCTACTGCTTCATATATATAGTTTCCAGCATGAACTAATTAACTTGATCGACCAAGCATATCTACAATGATGACATATTGCGCATTGTCATGTTCGAGCTTAGACTCTTTCATTAAGTTGACATAATTCAGTCCTTTATCAAGCTTTAAGAAATTTTCTTGCACTGTGTTCTTCCATCCTTCTTTATCAGCCAACATAGCCAAGACCTTACTAGGTTGATGCAACTTTAGAACTGTAGAATTAGGAACTCTAGCACAGCAAGAAAGCATCATTAAAATCTTGTATACGGGGCTGTAACGAGTGATGTCTTCTTCATAATGAATGAGATCTATTAGTAGCCAATGCAACATAACAACTAGATACGCAATCTCACAGTGACGCCACACCATATCACTTCTAAAATACCTCAACTGAGTAATCATATATTGCGCCTCAAGGTGAGTTGGAGCACCATCAAAAGAATACAGAAATGAATGTGCTATCGACTCACCCAGTAGCTTGTATGATGCACACGAATTTCTAAAATTACAACTACATTCAACACTCATTTCAACTCTACCTACATGCTCCCATTCATACAACTTTGCAAACAAACGACTCCCTTTTCTAACTTCTTCAAAAAGTGCATGTGCCTTCATGTTTTCTATCGAATCTGTTAGGGCCATGAACTCGGGACTAATTCGTGGATCCCATACACAAAGAACCGTTGCAGTTATGGGCATGGTGACATCAAGAAAATTAGAACCAAGATCAAATGGAAACCAGCTCAGTTTATGGTGATCATTGAATTCCTCATTAGATTTCTCATGCTCATCATCATGTGTCATTTCATCTAGAAGAATTTCATTTGCTGGAATGCCATCCACATTCTTCATAAAATATTTATCGGGGCATAGTTCTGCAATAGTCTCAGGTTCCATGAAAAATTCAGCAACATATGTGTGTTTAAAAGTCTTAAATTCAATTTGTCGTGTACTAGCGCCACAATCAAGAGAGAGTTTAGTCATGCAGCTATCTGGCCTATTTTTTTGAGGACTTTCATCAAACAGTTGGACTTTGTTGCTTTCAGAACCCATAGCTTCTTCATCAGGCATGTTGATTGGAGCATATGACTGCACCTCAGCGAATACTTTGGTGCAACCGCTATGTAACATTTCGTCGAACACCTTATGTGAGTGATTATCATCTAAATCAACTACAAAGTGAGAGACATGTGTGTTTGCATTTGTGCTTTGGGTCCTGCTGTAACAGGAGAATTTTCCTCCACTTCTTTGGAAAAGACTCTAGTAGACATTTCATCGAACATATGTTTGGCCTCTAAGTTTCTGTGTTTAAATGTGGATTCAAACTCAAAGAAGTTGGAAATATGACGCATAGTAGTAAGAGGAATTCCATGGATCCTTGGTAGTTATAAAGCTTCATAACAATTAGAACAAAATTGGAGATCAGCCGAACACCCTATCGAAGCAGGGGGGATCCATTTGTGATAATGCAGCTTCAATTTCTCTGTAAAATGCTTCCAGTCGCCAAATTGCTTGTTCTGTTAAAGCTACTGGAACCAAGCTAAAATTTCGCCATCCAAGTAAGATGATGCTAAAAAGAGATTAACATCGTGAGCAATGGAGTAAAACTCAAAATACCTCTCCGCCTATAAAATCCAAGACTCTAGATTTCCACCGCTGAACCGCCCTAATTCCACTGGACCTCGGGGTGGAATGGACGTCGTAGCCTTTTTCCCCACTAACTCCATTAACATCGAATGAATATCAGCGAAATCCTTAAAAAGTGATTCCTTCGTTACGTGTAGTGAATCACAAATTGAGTCATCAACAAAAGTCTTGAGTAACTTTTGGTTAGAGAACTATGGATGAAAGCACCAATGTAACAAACTAAGAGTAAACGACTCTCTTTCAATAGAACGGATCGATTATATTGAACATTAAACTGGAATTACAAAGCAAACACTAACTAGAATAGGGAAGATTACAACAAAACTAAGAAGAAAAGGGGTGAGAAAGAGTGATACATAATTGGGGATGGAAAGATACCAGAAATGTTATTGCACATAATTCACGATAGCCTACTGATAGTATTACTATGCACTATATTGGgatttttacctagctatactatattagaaacttatttacctATATTCTCTatgttttgtatttttaaataagTATCTAGGTTTTTTCTTACAAGTTATGTAGATTGCTCACACCCAATTATTAatgccttcaattaagggattcaattatatcattttcttttctttccctctCCTCTTCTCTCTCCTTTTTGTTTACATTAAAATCCCTCAATCTACGCCAAGAATCTCCATCTTCTCTCTTCCCACTATTGCCGATagctttatattattaaaataattatcaaTTGCATCGTTCTTTTGCTGGGAAACTGGACAACactaaaaatgaagaaatattcaGGAATTATATGATAActgtattataattatatttgaattgtATCAGATACATCAATGCCTAAAATATAATTGCATCATACTTGTATCACAATTGTATCTAACTTGTATATAGTATATTAATACCCAAAATAATACCTGATACAATaaatatacaattatcatatatTTGTGATACAAACTGCGAAATTCTTTACGAACTCACAACGACTCGTAACAATATACAAtgaatatataattatcatatatttgtaatacaatttcttcaacaattATGATgcatatacaattataatacaattgcgatacatttttgaaaaattgtgatgcaattatgatcttcatcttcttcaagtttcaatcacaactctacattaaaaatataatataattgtattataattgtattggTATTATATCAAGTATTATTTTgggtattgatgtatcatatacaagtcacacacaataaagattttagaaagaaagaaaaaaaagattcaaAATTTACTCACAACTTGATTCTTGAGCAATATTTCGTATTTCGTTTGCATTGTATCAATAAGAAAGAGAGATTTTGGGTGATTAGTAAGAAAGAGAAAAATTGGGTTTGAAAAActttggaaaaggaaaagaatcgaCAATTTTTGGTGGAtaagtataaaaaaaaattaagagagATTTTGAGTGATTattaagagagagagaaaatatttttgaaattctttGGAAAAGGAACAAAATATTAAATGTAGGTGTTATTGGAAATGGGGGTGGGTGTCATGTAACTGATATGCTAAATTTAAGGGATcttgaaattttttcttttttatgattttgtatATAACTTGTAAATATAGATATACAAAGTAATTAATAAGGAACCTAAATAAATGTGGTAAATATGTTTCTATTATAGTATAGTTAGGTAAAAGCCTCATCTATATTGGGATGGGCTAGATTCATAACACCGATGAAGTAAGCTAAATTTGGAAAAGTTaattttaacaaaaactaaattGGAATTTTCAAAAGAATTGGTTAGGTGATTCAACACACTTAAccaaattatttcttttttttttgttagatCACAGCTCCATATCATAACACTCTCGAATTTCTAAGCCATCGCGTTTAAGAgcctctttatttttctttgttcatattttgaaaaataaaaaataatactctTATATTTTTTATGGAAAGCGACAATGaaagacaaaaaaagaaaaaagaaatacaaaaatgtgAATAAGCATAATTGAATTAGCAGAAATGGGCCTAAGTTACTCCCCAGACAATTGACACCTCAATAGCAGAGCCCAACTGAATTTGGGTAATCCCAAAAACCATAACATCATTTCCAATTGGAGAAAACTACATAGTATAGTTGCTTCAAAAAATAATAGTCTACAAAaggtatatttttatatattaatatatagtatacatataatatacataaatTTTTGTATATTTGGCTAGTGAATCTAAATATTTTTTGCCGACCGGTCAAATGTATGACTTGCCCTAATATTTCGGCCCAAGAAAAAATGCAAAACCTCCAAAATggtacccaaaaaaaaaagacaaattgTGCTTTAGTCCctgatatttttgataaatttcgAGTTTGGTCTCCATAATATCTGTTCAAGCATATTTAACCTTCACTTATCCTTCTACTTGTCAATCGTCACAAATTAAATGAATTAAAGCTGTTAAATCATTTAATTATTCCTGTGTTATGTTAAATTAGTATTGTTACTCCAAATTTGACGACTAATatagtcataaaaataatataaatataacataTGTAAAgagacaaaaaaaaatagaatttaattAATTCAAGGTAAATATGCTTATAGAAGTATCACAAGGACCAAAATCAATATTTACTCTCAACCGAGGGATCAAAAGTGCAATTATCTAAAAAGAAATGTCTGCTTTCACTAAATGGTTTTCATACTTAATCTTCATTGGAGGAATTTAGTCCAAAAATGCAAAGTATTGTAGCAAAAAATATCacagtaaaacaaaaataaaagaaaaaaggagagaatGTAGAGAGTAAAGGGCAACCCGGTGCACTAAGTCCCGTTAtgcgcagggtccggggaagggccggaccacaagagtctatcgtacgcagccttaccctgcatttcttcAAGAGTATGATACACAAATCAACATTGTCTAGTTACAAAGAATTCTAGTTTCTATGCTTCCTCACTAGAGTTTCCTAAATTGGTAATAGGACCTTTAAACCAATGTATAGCACTGAAGATCCAAGAAGAAACAACAAGAATGAGAAGGCCACCGACCGCGACAGGAGTATAGTTGAGAGTTTGATCTGTAATAGGGTATGCAACAGGCAAAGAGAAGAGTACAGAAATGAGTGCAACCCAAAATATTGCAACCCAACCTACAACGAGCCCATAGCTTCCCAAGTTAAAAGGACCTGGAGTGAAAGACTTTCGAGCTAGAGTCACTCGAAATAGGATTGGCAAGGCATAAGCAATATAGAGCCCAATTGTTGCTATCGATGTCATGGCTTGAAATGCTACCAAGCTTCCAAGAGACTATAATTGAAATAGACCAAAAAAAGAAGTATTAGTAGGTGGAAGGGCGCGAAACAAACAAACTTATGAATCAAGAAAACATATTAGGTAATCAGTAGTGTTGATTCTTGATATGAAATGTTTGTTCCTATTTTACTTAGGTTTCTGTTTGGAGTATGAAAATTTTGTACCGTCAATGCCATGCAAAATGCTATAAAGGCCGACATCCAGACTGCATTTAGTGGAACCTCTTGCTTGTTTACTTTATGCCAGAACGACGAATATGGCATCGCTCCATCTCTGGAGAATGCATAAGCCATCCTGCAAAACATATTTTCATCAGTAGCTCTTCTAAAGAATCTGAGCATAAACGGGAATAATCTCTGATCAAGCATATTTACCTCGAGTTGCTAGTTAGTGAGCTCATACCACAAAAGAATACGGCAATAGCAATTACACCTAAGCAAATGATTCCACCAACACCACTGCCGTATCTATTCTTGAATGCATCGTAAAAGATTTGAGCAATAGCATAACCCCCAGAATCATTGTTTTTATTCAATAGATGCGGGATATCTGTAACTGCGAAGGTTATACCAAGTATATAAGCCCAGCCAGCAAGAACTGATATGCCAATAGCACTTACTATTCCTTTTGGCCCATTCTTATCTGCATTTTTCGTTTCTTCTGTCTGCAAAACAAAATCAATAGAGAAGAACAAGATTTAAAATCTACTCGCAATCACTTTGAACCAGAAGTTGCTAAGAAGGAAAAGTAAGCAGAACTCACCATATGAGCAGAAGCGTCATAACCTGTCAACGTATACTGGCTCATAAGAAGTCCGAGGACGAAGATGTAGAGGTTATTGTTAATTCCATCCCCATTGTCAGTATTGAAATTAGTAAACACAAATTTAGCGCTGGCTCTTTCTGTTGAGACCATTGGGATCAAAATCATAAGAAGAAAGACACCTGTAATAATCATTAACTCAGAGCTGAGAGAACGCAAAATTCCGTAAtattttgaggtcgaa from Nicotiana tabacum cultivar K326 chromosome 24, ASM71507v2, whole genome shotgun sequence includes:
- the LOC107803126 gene encoding amino-acid permease BAT1 homolog isoform X2: MGFEVEKSEIDSGHARLHELGYKQELNRNLSVLSNFAFSFSVVSVLTGLNTLMGTGLNFGGPISYVYGWLVAGAFTMFVGLSMAEICSSYPTSGGLYYWSAKLAGPSWAPFASWITGWFNIVGQWAVTASIDFSLAQLVQVMILLSTGGLNGGGYQASKYVVIALHGGILLLHAILNSLPISWLSFFGQLAAAWNVLGVFLLMILIPMVSTERASAKFVFTNFNTDNGDGINNNLYIFVLGLLMSQYTLTGYDASAHMTEETKNADKNGPKGIVSAIGISVLAGWAYILGITFAVTDIPHLLNKNNDSGGYAIAQIFYDAFKNRYGSGVGGIICLGVIAIAVFFCGMSSLTSNSRMAYAFSRDGAMPYSSFWHKVNKQEVPLNAVWMSAFIAFCMALTSLGSLVAFQAMTSIATIGLYIAYALPILFRVTLARKSFTPGPFNLGSYGLVVGWVAIFWVALISVLFSLPVAYPITDQTLNYTPVAVGGLLILVVSSWIFSAIHWFKGPITNLGNSSEEA
- the LOC107803126 gene encoding amino-acid permease BAT1 homolog isoform X1; translation: MKAEGSALSSAGSYHRLAYHEVINDDNQNKIFTSDDSRLRQLGYKQELYRGLSFIANFSFTFAIVSVLTGISTLYNQALTFGGPITLVYGWPIVSLMTLIVGLAMAEICSAYPTSAGLYYWSAKLSGNYFGPFASWITGWFNIVGQWAVTASIDFSLAQLVQVMILLSTGGLNGGGYQASKYVVIALHGGILLLHAILNSLPISWLSFFGQLAAAWNVLGVFLLMILIPMVSTERASAKFVFTNFNTDNGDGINNNLYIFVLGLLMSQYTLTGYDASAHMTEETKNADKNGPKGIVSAIGISVLAGWAYILGITFAVTDIPHLLNKNNDSGGYAIAQIFYDAFKNRYGSGVGGIICLGVIAIAVFFCGMSSLTSNSRMAYAFSRDGAMPYSSFWHKVNKQEVPLNAVWMSAFIAFCMALTSLGSLVAFQAMTSIATIGLYIAYALPILFRVTLARKSFTPGPFNLGSYGLVVGWVAIFWVALISVLFSLPVAYPITDQTLNYTPVAVGGLLILVVSSWIFSAIHWFKGPITNLGNSSEEA